gttggttgaattcgcggataaggggGGCTGAAAGTACTACCCTCCTCAAAAGCAGTGCGATGATGACCAGATGATCTACTCTTTCTGAAAACATGTTGATTGAATAAGGACTCTGCTCTTCTTCAAGGTAGTGTCTGAGGAAGCACACTGGGGTATGGATTAATGTTTATTCTAAAAGGTCTCCCGGACTACTGCTAACGGGGAAAAATGTAGAAGGAATGTTCTTGCATTGCACCTGTAAAGATCTTCCGATGGATAGGATCCTCATTCTTTTCATAACTTTGGTATAAAGTCAACTGTACCCTATCAGATCAAAATACACAACACCCACACAAAAAGGCAAAAGGAACCTTAAGTAAAAACATAGAAGGATGGAAATGCTCCATGGGTCAGGAAACACTGGCAGAAAGAAAAGCATAATTAACCTCAGAATTGGGAGCAAGCAAATAAAAGATGGTGGGCTGGATGGACAGGAGGAAGGACATGTCTGTGGTTCGGTGAAAACAGCACAAAAaagttaatggggggggggggggaagagtgtgATTTGAGGACAGTCATTCCAGCAGGCTGCCTGTGTTGTGTCAACATACTAATGTagattttgtttttgattttcagaaagctACAGACAAACCACATTTCATGAGGTAGTCAGTGGTGTCAACGGGACAAAAATGATGATGTATGTGAACAGTGGGCACACGCCCATGGTTTTGTTGTTTCAGGGACAGTCCAACATAGCATGGGATAaaagcagactcaattggccggtcagcagagaaagaaacagagttaatactCCAGGCTGATGATCTTTCTTCAGAACTGTGCTGTTCCAATGAGAGGTCATCAACCTGGAACACTGACTCTGTCTCCCTcgccacagacactgcctggcctgctgagaatcTGCAGCTTCTTTAGGGGTTGTCTCCTTTCCAGTGCCTGCAGTTTCCTTTCCCCTTTCATGAAAATGAAGTTTGATCTTCAGAACAAGGTGGTCTCCAAGAAACACAAAGTCACGTCATCAGCATTAGAGAAATTTGAAACAACACTGAAATAGTTTTAATTGTTCTCCTTCCAGGGAGAACCATTTTCATTAGCATGGCACTGAGTAAATTGTACTTTGTAATCTGGTTTATAAGGTTTCAGATATTCCAGAACAGTTTCAATCATGCTGGCATCATTGAAGGGAACAGCTAACATTTAGCCCTTCTCTACCCAACACAGTATTATCAAATGTCACATTGAAAGGAGCGTAGAAAATTAAATTGGCAAATGCTTCCAAGCATTCAGTCCTGGCAGAATAAGAGGATATAAACCGAGGGTAAAGGAAGGCAGGTTGAATACTGGGCCTCATTTGAAATGGTGCTTGAGGGCTTTGAGGATGAAATCATTTATGAACCACTTAATCATACTCATTGGCTAGTATTCTAACAGAATAAGATAAATTAAACAAAATGGACCATCAAACAAAGACACATTATCAGGTACAGCCCTGGAGAGTTTGAAGGCCATTGACTCGAGGCAATTTCCCTCTCATTAGTCATTGTTATTTTCTACTTCTATTAAGTTACAGAagggagagagtacagagtaaGCAAGATCAAGAGATCAATAGAGAGGGAACTCTCCAACTCCAAATATGAgtacctatcagctcccagcttcccTCTTCATTCTCCCTCCCCTAcctacccaccttctccctcacctatcAATTGCCAGTCCTTTTCCTGTCCCTACattcttattccagcttcttccccttcttttctagccctgatgaaaggtctcagcctgaaacattgactgtttactcctctccacatatgctgcctgacttgctgagttcctccagcattttgtgcttgttggTCTAGATTgccaacatctgcaaaatctcttgcagTTCCGAGGAAGTCATGTTTTCTTATCAACATTAGGATGAATAACCACCGATGATGCTGCAAAGTTTTATTTGGCTTGAGGAGTATTTCCTGTCAGAGTTGGCTTCATGAGTTTGTGGGTGTTGGAGATGGAAAACTGATGGAGTGTTGCTCTAATTGCAGGGGTTAAAGCATCATTGGGTTTGGTGTACAGAGCGAAAGGTTCATCAAGGGAGTGATGAACTGAGGGAGAGGAGCATTGTGGAAGTAGTGCAGTGAGGGAGTAGTGTGCTGAGGTAATGTAGCCCAACattttcccatttctccaaataACTTCTATTAAAAAACTGAGCATCAACTATTGCGAATGTAACAGGCCCAAATTTGCACCATTCATTTGTGTgtaaaatatttttttctgttttatttaattctttattttcCAACCATGTCCTGGTTATGACAACCTTCACCCCATCTCACTAGCAGTGACCTTGTTCCCAGCCAAGTGATTGCAGACTTTCACTTATTTTTCAAGAAGTCAGTATTTACTGCCCTTCACCAATTGCCCCGAGAAGGTGGTGCTGAGTCACTTTCTGAAGCCACTGAGATCCTTTTGGTGaaggtgctgttggggagggagttccaggatctagaccagtggttcccaacctttttttggccatgccccacctaatcacctctaaaatcctgatgccccctgtggtgatatataattcctATTAATCAAAAAGTGAACTCccattcacctggaggaagcctaaaagaccattaacttggtttaaacaagcttccaaagaacatggcattcatgaaagagaaaaataaaagaaccaaaggactgttaaagttctaaggaagaaattactaagaaattgtaaaaaaaaagaacattaagtgatattaaaataataataataataaataaataaaacaatgccgattcgtttctacagcatacaaagacagatgcaccgtttaaaagagatgacgcaatgtacaccccttcacaccaccaagaaccgaaagctactgcaaaaagcagcattggcgcgacctcgtacgagtttcttacgcgtttggacttgttcattcgttccttcctacatcagtcaattcattaatttaattatgaaagccatttgatggttgtaatgatggtgatacactatatatacagtacatacacaattacacatgtacatacacacaagtatttttatgtatgcatactgtatatacacatatgtattaactcgcacacacactcatacacagacttactagaaaaaattcactgttaataactcattctcgaattgcccccccccccttaaaaatcaaattggcccacgttgggaaccactgatctagacccagtgacaatgaaggaacggtAATATATTTCCGAGGCTGGATGATGCGTGACTCAACTCTACCATGGATGGACCTCaagccagggctgaaatggctaacacaagagggcccaggtttaaggtgcttggaagcaggcacagaggagatgtcagggatatgtttttttttcacagagagtggtgagtgcgtggcaatggtggcagaggcagatacaatagggtctttattaATAGACTCttgaatagatacatggagcttagaaaaatagagggcattgggtaaccctaggtaatttctaaagtaagtacatgttcagcacagcattgtgggctgaagggcctgtattgtgctctaggttttctatgtttctagtctACTGGTATATGCTGTAGCACACTGCCCTTCATTCTTGTGCGGATTCAACACATGTACAATGAAACATGTTCAAGTGATTCAACGTTTGATTTAAACGGACTCATTCCTCAATACTAGTGGTTTACCAGGGGCACGGACTTTTGATCCTCACCTTAAACTGATGAGTGTAATTCCAGGTGACATGGCTAGTTGGAATTTCACAGATGGAGTTCTCTGACAGATCATTGAAATTTGGCTCAAACTGACAGGTAGATTCATAAAAGCTCAGTTCCCCATTGGATATGATCGAGGAGCCCACAACAGAATTAGATGGCTTGTTCTCATAGTAACAAGTTGGCTGCAAGTGACTGTGGTTTGGAGATATCTTAATTTTACTGTATTCCGGGATGGTGGCAGTGCTGCCAACGCTGGGAAATGTCAGTCCGTTCCTTGTGACGGGGATGTGGTTTTGGTATTCACACGAGGCGAACATGCAGCTAGGCGAGGCCCCCAACGACAGCGGGTTTACTGAGGTCGTTTGGTTGACAGCAACACTGCAGCTGTAGAGGAGCTGCGTGGCACCGGCCTGCTCTGTATTCGCCACAGCGGGAGCCTTGTCTTTGGCGGCCTGCGCCAACATGCAGGAGGACTGTGCCACCAGCTGCTGCATGTGGTCCTGCACGGCAGAGGGCTGCAGGGAAGTTCGTTGCCCACTCTGCACTGGGGGCCACTGCAGGGCTTGCTGCTGGGCTGCGCTTACAAAGTGCTTCTCCTGTTGCCCATTTACCCCCAAGTACTCAGGCCTCTGTTGTAAGGACTGCTGCAGGTCCCTTTGTAGCACCTCTGCAGGTGAGATGCTCCCCAACTGCTTTTGTCGCACAGTGGCTGAACCCCCGCAGCCCACCTTCTGCACAGCAGACCTGCGAGGCCTCTGTGGACTGTACGAAGTGGGGTTGGGTGTGTCAGCTACCATGTTGCTGCCAAATTTCATTCTGGCAAAGTCTTGTGGGAAAGGTCCCAATGAAATTGGGTTTCCTGGCTGGATTTCAACGTGCTGGTTGGGCATATGTGCATTTGGAGGTCCAACTAATGTTGCGCTGGGTGACTGAGAAACCACTGCCTTCTGAGAGTTTGCCAACACTGTGGTTTGACAGGAAGGTATCTGGGTGCAAGACCTTGTTGCGGATGGACAGGTGGGTATCAATGTGTTCTGTGGGGTGGAGACAACTGGATTCTGGGCCACAGCCATTACCGGGTTCTGGATTCCAAATGGCACTGGGTTCTGGGCTCCAAACACCATTGGATTCTGGGCTCCAGCCAACACCGGGTTCTGGTTTCCAAATGTCACTGAGTCCTTGGCAGCCGTCATTGCTGGGTACTGGGCTCCAGCTATCATTGAACGTTGACAGCCGGACACTGTTGAGGTTTGTGTATTAAATCCAAATGGCTTTTGCTCCATGGATTCAAGAGAGATTTGTTGATTTGGCTCAATCGAGTTTCCCTCTGTGCAGTCCAGACCCGCGTGTGAGAATTCATCAGCTTTTGAACTGTCTTTTGTCAATATGTCCTCGACACATGAGAGTATAAAATCTGTGCTGAAGATCTCATTCAGATCATCACCAATGGGAGAATTACTGTTCATTTTCATTAACGCCTCTTCCCATCGCTCCAACTCTGCccgctccacatccacatccagaTTTTGCATAGTGTTGCAGAGATTGTCCTCATCAGCATTCTTATCAGACAGTATATCCATAACCGCTGCCAGAGGATCATCCTGGCCTGGGAGTGCCtcctgaagtttagaagaattctTTCTACCAAAGGCCAAATGACAGAAGTCCCCAGGCACATTCAGAACAGCACAGTCATCAGCAAAAGCTCTGTCTAGGTTAAACTGTGTTTCATGGGGTGAGACATATGCAGATAAATTCTGTGTCATCAAGGCACCCAGAAGAGAGCTAGGATCAATTCCATTTTTCATCTCCACGCTGTTCTCCCCATTAGAAAGCTTATTAACCTTGAAGCTTTTCCCTTTAGCCAGGGATGGATCCAAATGAATCACACTGCTGTCGTACAGAACGGCCTCCCCTGTAGCGAAACTGAAGAGCCCCGAGGCTCTTTTCTGGAGGTGCTCCTCGCCCTCTTCATTCCTGAGGATAAAGAGAAAGAAAATCATTTTCAGCTCACAATAACCCTACTCGTGCATGGCTACCAGTCAAGATTCAGATCTGGTGTATCCCAACGAAGTGACTGTTCCCTCTTGATACAGCAGGAGTGGCTGAGTCAGCCAGGCTCAACGATTCTATACGATAATAGCTAATCTTCTGCCATAAACCTACCAGCTGGTCATATCCCCATGTCCTCCACTTAATAAGCTTCCATGCCAACTGTGCATCAACAGACAATGCAGAATCCTGTTTCTGAGGATTAAAATGAGTATTCCCCAACCTaattgaagaaatttcttctcatctcagtaCTTACTGGCTGACTTGTTATCCTGACACTATAAACTTAGTGCTATCACGGGAGGGGCAAGCTTCCTGTCTCTGGCTTGGCTGTTCCACTTACTAATAGATTTTAAGCCATGGTTGCTTAGGAAACATGGAGCACTGGGTTGATTGTCAGACTGCAGAGTCTACAGTAACTTAGGGCAGGCCACAGATCCAAGTGGCCAATGATTTTCCAGAAttcctcaccagtgataaacaacAGGAACTTTgttcctgattctaattctggtcCATCAGAGTCGATGCCTTCAGTTCACCCTGACAGAAGAAATATAGAATGCATTAGGACTTGCTGAGATTGATCTATCAATCACCCATCACTCAGCAGTTATACAACCAGCAGAACTATGGGGTGGGCCTTGGATAGAAAAGTCTTCAAGGGATGAAACCAAAGAAAGCAAAAAGAATTTCTGAAATTACTTTGTATGCAATTCCTTAACTTACAAAGATTGAGGGACTGGTCTTCAATTTAAGCTAACCTTTGTTATAATAAATAATGCCCTACTTTCCATACCTCAGTTTATTTGACCCTGCAATCCTAATACAAATAAGTTGTTCTGTAATAGACTATGCACCGATCTTGAGCACTAAAAGCAGCTTGCTTCAGCCCTTTAGCCAAGTTGGTCAAATGTAGTAAAA
The sequence above is a segment of the Hypanus sabinus isolate sHypSab1 chromosome 4, sHypSab1.hap1, whole genome shotgun sequence genome. Coding sequences within it:
- the LOC132392770 gene encoding aryl hydrocarbon receptor-like isoform X4, which encodes MPDKLTNFQGNGQQSALKNMPVFSEGELLLEALNGFILVVTAEGYVFYTSPTIQDYLGFHQSDLVHQSVFELIHTDDRPLFRRQLHWALNPPACQEANPHKDTNPDSNNLCPNVVTYDPLQLPPENSSFMERNFVCRFRCLLDNSSGFLTLNFQGRLKFLHGQNKKAEDGTPIPPQLALFVLATPLQSPSILEVRTKTLIFQTKHKLDFTPLACDTKGKFILGYTEMELRMRGTGYQFIHAADMMYCADNHLRMIKTGETGMTVFRLLTKQSGWLWVQANAKLIYRGGRPDSIICKQRALTNEEGEEHLQKRASGLFSFATGEAVLYDSSVIHLDPSLAKGKSFKVNKLSNGENSVEMKNGIDPSSLLGALMTQNLSAYVSPHETQFNLDRAFADDCAVLNVPGDFCHLAFGRKNSSKLQEALPGQDDPLAAVMDILSDKNADEDNLCNTMQNLDVDVERAELERWEEALMKMNSNSPIGDDLNEIFSTDFILSCVEDILTKDSSKADEFSHAGLDCTEGNSIEPNQQISLESMEQKPFGFNTQTSTVSGCQRSMIAGAQYPAMTAAKDSVTFGNQNPVLAGAQNPMVFGAQNPVPFGIQNPVMAVAQNPVVSTPQNTLIPTCPSATRSCTQIPSCQTTVLANSQKAVVSQSPSATLVGPPNAHMPNQHVEIQPGNPISLGPFPQDFARMKFGSNMVADTPNPTSYSPQRPRRSAVQKVGCGGSATVRQKQLGSISPAEVLQRDLQQSLQQRPEYLGVNGQQEKHFVSAAQQQALQWPPVQSGQRTSLQPSAVQDHMQQLVAQSSCMLAQAAKDKAPAVANTEQAGATQLLYSCSVAVNQTTSVNPLSLGASPSCMFASCEYQNHIPVTRNGLTFPSVGSTATIPEYSKIKISPNHSHLQPTCYYENKPSNSVVGSSIISNGELSFYESTCQFEPNFNDLSENSICEIPTSHVTWNYTHQFKQGEALN
- the LOC132392770 gene encoding aryl hydrocarbon receptor-like isoform X2, which encodes MLSSGGIYAVKKRKKPVQKSPKPSLLEGVKSNPSKRHRDRLNCELDKLTSLLPFPEDVRSRLDKLSVLRLSVGYLKAKSFFNASIKKNQDGWMPDKLTNFQGNGQQSALKNMPVFSEGELLLEALNGFILVVTAEGYVFYTSPTIQDYLGFHQSDLVHQSVFELIHTDDRPLFRRQLHWALNPPACQEANPHKDTNPDSNNLCPNVVTYDPLQLPPENSSFMERNFVCRFRCLLDNSSGFLTLNFQGRLKFLHGQNKKAEDGTPIPPQLALFVLATPLQSPSILEVRTKTLIFQTKHKLDFTPLACDTKGKFILGYTEMELRMRGTGYQFIHAADMMYCADNHLRMIKTGETGMTVFRLLTKQSGWLWVQANAKLIYRGGRPDSIICKQRALTNEEGEEHLQKRASGLFSFATGEAVLYDSSVIHLDPSLAKGKSFKVNKLSNGENSVEMKNGIDPSSLLGALMTQNLSAYVSPHETQFNLDRAFADDCAVLNVPGDFCHLAFGRKNSSKLQEALPGQDDPLAAVMDILSDKNADEDNLCNTMQNLDVDVERAELERWEEALMKMNSNSPIGDDLNEIFSTDFILSCVEDILTKDSSKADEFSHAGLDCTEGNSIEPNQQISLESMEQKPFGFNTQTSTVSGCQRSMIAGAQYPAMTAAKDSVTFGNQNPVLAGAQNPMVFGAQNPVPFGIQNPVMAVAQNPVVSTPQNTLIPTCPSATRSCTQIPSCQTTVLANSQKAVVSQSPSATLVGPPNAHMPNQHVEIQPGNPISLGPFPQDFARMKFGSNMVADTPNPTSYSPQRPRRSAVQKVGCGGSATVRQKQLGSISPAEVLQRDLQQSLQQRPEYLGVNGQQEKHFVSAAQQQALQWPPVQSGQRTSLQPSAVQDHMQQLVAQSSCMLAQAAKDKAPAVANTEQAGATQLLYSCSVAVNQTTSVNPLSLGASPSCMFASCEYQNHIPVTRNGLTFPSVGSTATIPEYSKIKISPNHSHLQPTCYYENKPSNSVVGSSIISNGELSFYESTCQFEPNFNDLSENSICEIPTSHVTWNYTHQFKGEALN
- the LOC132392770 gene encoding aryl hydrocarbon receptor-like isoform X1, with product MLSSGGIYAVKKRKKPVQKSPKPSLLEGVKSNPSKRHRDRLNCELDKLTSLLPFPEDVRSRLDKLSVLRLSVGYLKAKSFFNASIKKNQDGWMPDKLTNFQGNGQQSALKNMPVFSEGELLLEALNGFILVVTAEGYVFYTSPTIQDYLGFHQSDLVHQSVFELIHTDDRPLFRRQLHWALNPPACQEANPHKDTNPDSNNLCPNVVTYDPLQLPPENSSFMERNFVCRFRCLLDNSSGFLTLNFQGRLKFLHGQNKKAEDGTPIPPQLALFVLATPLQSPSILEVRTKTLIFQTKHKLDFTPLACDTKGKFILGYTEMELRMRGTGYQFIHAADMMYCADNHLRMIKTGETGMTVFRLLTKQSGWLWVQANAKLIYRGGRPDSIICKQRALTNEEGEEHLQKRASGLFSFATGEAVLYDSSVIHLDPSLAKGKSFKVNKLSNGENSVEMKNGIDPSSLLGALMTQNLSAYVSPHETQFNLDRAFADDCAVLNVPGDFCHLAFGRKNSSKLQEALPGQDDPLAAVMDILSDKNADEDNLCNTMQNLDVDVERAELERWEEALMKMNSNSPIGDDLNEIFSTDFILSCVEDILTKDSSKADEFSHAGLDCTEGNSIEPNQQISLESMEQKPFGFNTQTSTVSGCQRSMIAGAQYPAMTAAKDSVTFGNQNPVLAGAQNPMVFGAQNPVPFGIQNPVMAVAQNPVVSTPQNTLIPTCPSATRSCTQIPSCQTTVLANSQKAVVSQSPSATLVGPPNAHMPNQHVEIQPGNPISLGPFPQDFARMKFGSNMVADTPNPTSYSPQRPRRSAVQKVGCGGSATVRQKQLGSISPAEVLQRDLQQSLQQRPEYLGVNGQQEKHFVSAAQQQALQWPPVQSGQRTSLQPSAVQDHMQQLVAQSSCMLAQAAKDKAPAVANTEQAGATQLLYSCSVAVNQTTSVNPLSLGASPSCMFASCEYQNHIPVTRNGLTFPSVGSTATIPEYSKIKISPNHSHLQPTCYYENKPSNSVVGSSIISNGELSFYESTCQFEPNFNDLSENSICEIPTSHVTWNYTHQFKQGEALN
- the LOC132392770 gene encoding aryl hydrocarbon receptor-like isoform X3; the encoded protein is MSQVAIAASIKKNQDGWMPDKLTNFQGNGQQSALKNMPVFSEGELLLEALNGFILVVTAEGYVFYTSPTIQDYLGFHQSDLVHQSVFELIHTDDRPLFRRQLHWALNPPACQEANPHKDTNPDSNNLCPNVVTYDPLQLPPENSSFMERNFVCRFRCLLDNSSGFLTLNFQGRLKFLHGQNKKAEDGTPIPPQLALFVLATPLQSPSILEVRTKTLIFQTKHKLDFTPLACDTKGKFILGYTEMELRMRGTGYQFIHAADMMYCADNHLRMIKTGETGMTVFRLLTKQSGWLWVQANAKLIYRGGRPDSIICKQRALTNEEGEEHLQKRASGLFSFATGEAVLYDSSVIHLDPSLAKGKSFKVNKLSNGENSVEMKNGIDPSSLLGALMTQNLSAYVSPHETQFNLDRAFADDCAVLNVPGDFCHLAFGRKNSSKLQEALPGQDDPLAAVMDILSDKNADEDNLCNTMQNLDVDVERAELERWEEALMKMNSNSPIGDDLNEIFSTDFILSCVEDILTKDSSKADEFSHAGLDCTEGNSIEPNQQISLESMEQKPFGFNTQTSTVSGCQRSMIAGAQYPAMTAAKDSVTFGNQNPVLAGAQNPMVFGAQNPVPFGIQNPVMAVAQNPVVSTPQNTLIPTCPSATRSCTQIPSCQTTVLANSQKAVVSQSPSATLVGPPNAHMPNQHVEIQPGNPISLGPFPQDFARMKFGSNMVADTPNPTSYSPQRPRRSAVQKVGCGGSATVRQKQLGSISPAEVLQRDLQQSLQQRPEYLGVNGQQEKHFVSAAQQQALQWPPVQSGQRTSLQPSAVQDHMQQLVAQSSCMLAQAAKDKAPAVANTEQAGATQLLYSCSVAVNQTTSVNPLSLGASPSCMFASCEYQNHIPVTRNGLTFPSVGSTATIPEYSKIKISPNHSHLQPTCYYENKPSNSVVGSSIISNGELSFYESTCQFEPNFNDLSENSICEIPTSHVTWNYTHQFKQGEALN